One Intestinimonas butyriciproducens genomic window, TGGGAAGAAAAGACCACAGGCACCCTCCCATGGGGTTGACCTTTTCTTTCTCATAGAGCTTTTGAATCTCCAGATTCTGCCGCTCTTTATCATTGGCATACTTTTTCTGGATCTGCTGCATCTTGCCGGAGAGCATATTCATCTGGATCATGCTCTTCTTTCCCTTGAGCGAGAAGGGGAACAGGATCAGCTTCACCACAACGGCGAAGAAGATCAGAGCAAAGCCATAGCTGCCGGTGATGTTATAAAACAGCTGGAGCAGCCAGGTAAAGGGGGTGAGAATGTAGTACCAAATATCCATTTAGGGTCCTCCACACAATATTTTAGAAGAGGAGTCAGGGCACCGGATCATACTCGATGCTCTTTTGCTTATGGAAGGGCTGACATTTCAGGATACGCCTGAGTGCCAGCCATCCGCCCTTCCACGCGCCGTACTTTTCCACCGCCTCCAAGGCAT contains:
- the yidD gene encoding membrane protein insertion efficiency factor YidD, producing MKALLLKLIRFYRSNLSPARPPCCRFIPTCSAYALEAVEKYGAWKGGWLALRRILKCQPFHKQKSIEYDPVP